A stretch of the Lactuca sativa cultivar Salinas chromosome 9, Lsat_Salinas_v11, whole genome shotgun sequence genome encodes the following:
- the LOC111901762 gene encoding carboxylesterase 1 → MAGENPPMIALNPNGSYTRNISFPSSLPTPDKDSDTPVLSKDVVINNINKTSVRIHIPKETAISMETPLKNLPLIVYFHGGGFVLMSAASTIVHDFCDHLAAELPAVVVSVDYRLAPENRLPAAYDDALEVLLWIKSSQDPWLINYADVSSCYMMGTSAGANIAYHAGVRVSQRLHELESLKIKGLILHHVYFGGEERTLSEIQLAEAGQLTLATCDFMWGLSLPVDAISREHEYCNPMAGGGLDDISRIKEVGWRVMVTGCSGDLLIDRQREFAKTLELKGVENTCLFEEGGDHGIEYFDKSKAKDLFKWISSVMSTNETK, encoded by the coding sequence ATGGCCGGAGAAAACCCACCAATGATAGCACTCAATCCCAACGGTTCTTACACTCGCAATATATCCTTCCCATCATCCCTTCCCACACCAGATAAAGATTCCGACACTCCAGTGCTCAGCAAAGATGTAGTCATCAACAACATTAACAAAACCAGTGTTCGAATTCACATCCCGAAAGAAACTGCAATCTCCATGGAAACTCCTTTAAAAAACCTCCCTCTCATCGTTTACTTTCACGGTGGAGGCTTTGTTCTCATGAGTGCAGCTTCAACCATCGTACATGATTTCTGTGACCATCTGGCGGCCGAACTCCCTGCTGTGGTGGTGTCAGTTGACTACCGCCTAGCCCCAGAAAACCGCCTCCCAGCAGCCTACGACGATGCTTTGGAGGTTTTGCTTTGGATCAAATCGTCCCAAGATCCATGGTTGATAAATTACGCTGACGTGTCGAGTTGTTACATGATGGGCACCAGTGCTGGTGCAAACATAGCATACCATGCAGGTGTACGTGTATCCCAACGACTTCACGAGCTCGAATCATTGAAAATCAAAGGATTAATCTTGCACCATGTGTACTTCGGAGGGGAGGAGCGGACGCTGTCGGAGATACAGCTGGCAGAAGCCGGACAGTTGACTCTAGCAACTTGTGATTTCATGTGGGGTTTGTCGCTGCCAGTTGATGCAATTAGCCGTGAGCATGAGTATTGCAACCCGATGGCGGGTGGTGGTCTGGATGATATAAGTCGGATCAAGGAGGTGGGTTGGAGGGTGATGGTGACTGGTTGTTCTGGTGATTTGTTAATTGATCGTCAAAGGGAGTTTGCAAAGACTTTAGAGTTGAAGGGTGTGGAGAATACGTGTTTGTTTGAAGAAGGTGGTGACCATGGGATTGAATATTTTGACAAATCGAAAGCCAAAGATTTGTTTAAGTGGATCTCAAGTGTCATGTCAACTAATGAGACCAAGTGA